A genomic window from Providencia alcalifaciens includes:
- the rbfA gene encoding 30S ribosome-binding factor RbfA — MAKEFSRSQRVAQEMQKEIAIILQREIKDPRIGMATVSGVELSRDLAYGKVFVTFFNFANEKSEEEMVADGIKALNEASGFIRSLLGKAMRLRIIPELTFEYDNSLVDGMRMSNLVSNVIRNDEERRAGTDSKEEK; from the coding sequence ATGGCAAAAGAATTCAGTCGTTCTCAGCGCGTAGCCCAAGAAATGCAAAAAGAAATTGCGATTATCTTGCAGCGCGAAATCAAAGATCCCCGTATTGGCATGGCAACCGTTTCTGGCGTAGAGCTGTCACGGGATCTGGCATACGGTAAAGTCTTCGTCACTTTCTTCAACTTTGCGAATGAAAAAAGTGAAGAAGAGATGGTTGCAGACGGCATTAAAGCATTAAATGAAGCGTCAGGTTTCATTCGTTCATTACTGGGGAAAGCAATGCGTTTACGCATTATTCCTGAGTTAACGTTTGAATATGACAACTCATTAGTTGATGGTATGCGTATGTCTAACTTAGTATCGAACGTGATTCGTAATGACGAAGAGCGTCGTGCAGGTACAGATAGTAAAGAGGAAAAATAA